The following coding sequences lie in one Psychrilyobacter atlanticus DSM 19335 genomic window:
- a CDS encoding HAD-IA family hydrolase has product MKRTTFIFDFDGTIADSLQMGVDIYNEEIVPKFRCKKIEEKNIEILKGTNFHELLKDHNISFLKLPILLFQLKRKMAKRMDEIQLIDDIKLSLNKLHKMGYKMGVLTSNNKKNVKFFLKHYQIDDLFEFIYAEKNPLGKDRAIKKIMKLENLNDLIYVGDESRDIDACKKAGVDIVSVGWGFNTISHLKEYNPNYLIKAPSELIEIAKSLS; this is encoded by the coding sequence ATGAAAAGAACTACGTTTATTTTTGATTTTGATGGAACAATAGCTGATTCATTACAGATGGGAGTAGATATATATAATGAAGAAATAGTACCTAAATTTAGATGTAAAAAAATAGAGGAAAAAAATATAGAAATTTTGAAAGGGACAAATTTTCATGAATTATTAAAGGATCACAATATTAGTTTTTTAAAACTTCCAATATTATTGTTTCAATTAAAGAGAAAAATGGCTAAAAGAATGGATGAAATCCAGCTTATAGACGATATAAAATTATCTTTAAATAAACTTCATAAAATGGGTTATAAGATGGGAGTATTGACTTCAAACAATAAAAAAAATGTTAAATTTTTTTTGAAACACTATCAAATAGATGACTTATTTGAATTTATCTATGCAGAAAAAAATCCTTTGGGTAAGGACAGGGCTATAAAAAAAATAATGAAATTAGAAAATTTAAATGACCTTATCTACGTGGGAGATGAATCACGAGATATAGATGCCTGTAAAAAGGCAGGGGTAGACATTGTTTCAGTAGGATGGGGATTTAACACTATATCTCATTTAAAGGAGTATAATCCAAATTATCTGATAAAAGCCCCGTCAGAATTAATTGAAATAGCTAAAAGCTTATCTTAA